Proteins from a single region of Ziziphus jujuba cultivar Dongzao chromosome 1, ASM3175591v1:
- the LOC107423906 gene encoding agamous-like MADS-box protein AGL61 — translation MASKPSTPPYPSATRISDSPCYPQYSASLKCLEEYQSDKSKCQEHFDIYKECKKKETTKKTQNRQKIETKKLENKSNKQVIFSKHRAGLFKKAGELSVLCDAEVAAIVFSPNNKVFCFGIRAPRP, via the exons ATGGCATCGAAACCTTCAACACCGCCATATCCAAGTGCTACGAGAATTTCTGACTCTCCTTGCTATCCTCAATATTCTGCTTCTCTCAAAT GTCTAGAAGAATATCAATCAGACAAAAGCAAATGCCAAGAACACTTTGATATTTACAAGGAATGCAAGAAAAAGGAG ACCACCAAGAAAACCCAAAACCGCCAGAAGATCGAAACCAAGAAGCTTGAAAACAAGAGCAACAAACAAGTCATCTTCTCGAAGCACCGTGCGGGTCTTTTCAAGAAAGCCGGCGAGCTCAGTGTCCTCTGCGATGCCGAGGTCGCCGCCATCGTCTTCTCTCCCAACAACAAGGTCTTCTGCTTCGGCATTCGAGCCCCGAGACCGTAA
- the LOC107423838 gene encoding agamous-like MADS-box protein AGL28: MYRDRGGGSSKLEMVGGPLDLKRINDALDKHLEKSSPSTSRALSSKDKETFFIPSTSTGKSQLDHCDSRSAAAAAVSLCKNKCSDGLEEYQSDKSKCQEHFDIYKECKKKKTIKKTQGRRKIEIKELENKSNKQVTFSKRRAGLFKKAGELSVLCGAEVAVIVFSPKSNVFCFGHPSPETVIHRYIYSTTTSSNINTFNSSEVAVAASAAAAAAGREVVPVEEFNREYREAMKELEVEKKRAEEVKLAAVEKKAAWSGRFWWEEETIDGMKLEESEQFMAALMEMRRKVVNRIEELKKNSDAALPLSVSDFHGGSGINNHGGFDGDLSLVGGSGGGEDGSSCFGFGFEGVYSPSNISLIFVPLQPNQNCSELCLVELQF; encoded by the exons ATGTATAGGGATCGTGGTGGGGGGTCTTCGAAATTGGAGATGGTCGGTGGTCCGCTCGATCTGAAGCGTATCAACGATGCTCTTGATAAGCACCTTGAGAAATCTTCGCCTTCGACATCCAGAGCTTTGAGTAGTAAGGACAAAGAGACTTTTTTCATACCGTCTACATCCACCGGTAAATCTCAGCTCGATCACTGCGACTCTCGCTCCGCCGCTGCCGCCGCCGTGTCTCTATGCAAGAATAAATGCTCCGATG GTCTAGAAGAATATCAATCAGACAAAAGCAAATGCCAAGAACACTTTGATATTTACAAGGAATGCAAGAAAAAGAAG ACCATCAAGAAAACCCAAGGCCGCCGGAAGATTGAAATCAAGGAGCTTGAAAACAAGAGCAACAAACAAGTTACTTTCTCGAAGCGCCGTGCGGGTCTTTTCAAGAAAGCTGGCGAGCTGAGTGTCCTTTGCGGTGCTGAGGTCGCCGTCATCGTCTTCTCTCCCAAGAGCAACGTCTTCTGCTTTGGCCACCCGAGTCCCGAGACCGTAATTCACCGCTACATTTACAGCACCACCACTAGTAGTAACATTAACACTTTTAATTCTTCGGAGGTGGCGGTGGCGGCATCGGCTGCCGCTGCCGCAGCCGGAAGAGAGGTGGTGCCAGTGGAAGAGTTCAACAGGGAATATAGAGAAGCCATGAAAGAGTTGGAGGTAGAGAAGAAGAGAGCGGAGGAGGTGAAACTTGCAGCCGTAGAAAAGAAGGCGGCGTGGAGTGGGAGGTTCTGGTGGGAGGAAGAGACGATCGATGGGATGAAGTTGGAGGAGTCGGAGCAGTTCATGGCTGCTTTGATGGagatgagaaggaaagttgtgAATAGGATTGAAGAGTTGAAGAAGAATAGTGATGCCGCTCTGCCGTTGTCGGTTTCGGATTTTCATGGAGGTAGTGGTATTAATAATCATGGTGGGTTTGATGGAGATCTTAGTCTTGTTGGTGGTAGTGGTGGAGGAGAAGATGGATCAAGTTGTTTTGGGTTTGGGTTTGAAG